The sequence ACATGGATCAAGAAAGACTGGGACAGAGGATGAGAGGGGAAAATATGAAGACTCACACACTGTtttttctggtgatgatgacaTTGGCTCTGGCGAGATTCATAATGAAGACCATCTCATTGCTGTCCCAAGGATAGTCAAACCAACTACAGAGAATCCAAACAGAATATATGGCAAAGAGGGGCAAACTGAAACAACAGCAACTACACAGACAGATGAGAGTGTTGACATGGAAAATACATTCAGTAATCATATTGATTTTAATAGTGTAGCAGAACATGAAAACTTACACATACCAGAGTCATATATGCAGTCAGACGCTACACCAATTAGGTCCGCATTCACACACGTTCCAAATTTTGTTGAAACAACAGAGATTTATGCCCTGGAAAGAACAAGCAAACCTCCCTCAAATGTCCAACCAGTCACGCTTCAACTTACTGTGACAGACACTTCACAAGAAACCCAACTCCAGTTTTCAGGAGAACCACCTGGAGAGCCAGAGACATCCACAGGGGCGGCACTTTCATTCACTACAGACCCTAATGTTACTCCAATGAGGGATGGTGCAGGTCCCGTGGAGGTGTTTGTACACACAGACCCTGAAAGTCAAACCACATTCACAGCAGTCACCACCACAGAGAGACAGCAAGATGAGATCACGTTTCACACAACCCAGACTATAAAATCCCCACGCCTGCCAGCAGGATCCACCATCGTCTCCCAGCATCAGATCCATATCATCCCACGGAAGAACAACAGAGGAGGGGCTGGCAGGAGGATTATTCCAGGCCACAGGAGGATCATTAAACCCAACAGAATCACTGACATACAGTCCTTCATCAATaaacttaaaaagcccactgtGAAGAAAGAAGGGAATGCCACTGTGCCATATAGAATTGAATTGACTACAGGTAAGAAATCTTGTTCTTAAATCTTAAAGagctatttttacatttgtgctTCAATGTATGAATACTCTGGCTATCAACATATGAGTCTTTGGGTatgctctcttttttttttttctcagactgtaacactgatgaagacagaaaaaagaccgTGATTGCTGACCTCCAGGTGGTCACACCAACAGCGTCTTCCAGTCCAtctttacacaaaacaaatagaCCTGCTTCTACGCAAAAAACTACAGCTTCTACCACAAACAATTACATTACCTCAAATGCTCCAGGCACCCATACTGAGTCCAGGTCAGAGGTTTACACTGAGTACGTAACGTCTGCTGATGCTCCTGAGTTTGATCCTACAACTGATCCATTTTTGATCCCCAAAAAACCCCCATCAATCTCCACTACAACACCTACTACAACCCCTTCTAAGGTTATTCGTGGACGAATTCCGTGGAACAGGCTGTTTGGAAGCAGAGAAAGGGAAAGGATCCTGGGCAGACTAAGAAGACCTTTCTCCACCCTAAAAACATCAACTACAGCTGAAATGACAACAGTGATCCTAACCACAACCCCTGCTTCTGTGCCCACCACCATAGCAAATTCTTTGGCTGAACCTGAGACTCTGTCACCATCCAGAcccacacacagcagagagagCTCATTAGATGATGACTATGGAGATTCATCCTCTGCAGATTTTGAGTTCACAACAGTGAGACCCAGCTTTCACCATATAACAACTACAAGTGCATCTGATTACTCCAGCTCTTCCACCACTGCTGAAACACCACCAGAATTACAGACTCTGCCCTCCCCACCAACTGTCAAACCATATTCAGCTGAAAATCCTGATGAAGCCTTATCATCTGGGTCAGGGGGACTACCTGATAGTTTGCTTGTTATCAGACAGCGGCCTGGTGGGACAAGGAGGTGGCAAGGGCGAAGAAGGAGACCTTTTCGAGGCAGGAGACCCTTCAGAAAACCTGTAATCACTACTACGACTGAGGCTTCAACTACAGAGTTAACAACTGTGGAAACTACAATGGAGGCAACCACAAAACTTGAACATGCTGTTTCTCTCTACAACCCCCTGTACACACCGTCTAGGAAAGAAGACAGAACTGCAGTAGCTGTTTCTGTTGATGAAATGTCAAAGGAGGAGAGTGAATTATACGAGGAATTTGACGGGACATCTAGTAGTTCATCAACTTATGCTACCAGCAAGACACCTTTGATTATTTCAACCACATATAACCCGACCACAACATTGATGCCAGTTTCTACAAAAGGGGCATACACAACAGTTCAGACCAGAGTCCACAGCAACATCAGACCACCAACACAGAGGAACAATGGAGACACCAATCACAGGCCACCATTAGGGAGAATCAGGCCTACTGTGCCAAGCAGTAGTGTTGCCAGAGGCAGTGCAGATAAAGGCCATATCTTTGACACAATGACTATTCTTACGGCTGAGCGGGGTTATCATCCCAGCACCCCCGCTCCACACAACAAGGACATACATAATGCAATTTCTACTGTTTACAATCAGGTCACAGGCTATGAAAGTACAATTACCAATACTGCTGGCTTTGAACCCACTACAAAGGCCATGACAAACAAACCTAAGATACTGGGGGGAAATGCAGCCAGCTTTACAGTTTTGTCCAACTCAGATGCTTTCCTGCCATGTGAGGCTGTCGGAAACCCGCAGCCAGTGATAACTTGGAAGCGCTTCTCTTCAAGCACAGGTACAACATTAATACATTACATTAATTGTTACCATAAAGGAAAGCAAAATATCTAGAAAATGTGTCGGAGTAGGGTAAAAACAGAGCacagtgttgatttttttattttacacttcaGAAATATTAATGACAAGACAATAATGTAACTATAGATGGTGGGAAAGTAACACCACTGTTAATTATAAAGTTGTTTTAAGTCTGTATTTGTGTAAGTAACATGttggttttagacattttaagcTGAGcgtttctttgtgtttcaatCCCTCAGGCAACACTATTACCATTAAAGGAAGAATGGGCAAGTTTGAGGTGTTGGGCAATGGGACGCTGTCTGTCCAGAATGCTAATATTAAGGACCGTGGCCAGTACCTCTGTCTCGCTGAGAATGATCATGGATCAGATAAACTTCTTGTCACCCTCTCTGTGGTGGCCTATCCATCACGCATTCTGGAGCCTAAAATGCGTGAGATAAAATCTCATACAGGAAACAAAGTGGAGATGAAATGTAAGACAGAGGGCCGACCCATACCCACGATATCTTGGATCTTGGCCAACCGGACCCAAGTCAGGGGTCAAAACACAGAGAAGGGAAGGGTATCAGTGTCTGCTGAGGGCACTCTGGTTATTGAGGATGTGTCTGTTTATGACAGAGGTCATTACAAATGCATTGCCAGTAATCCAGCTGGAGCTGATACTGCTACAGTCCGACTGCAGGTGGTTGCAGCTCCACCAGGCATCATCGAGGAGAAACGGAAGCAGCTCAAAGCCAGCCGGAGCCAAACCTTGTGGCTGCCCTGCACTGGTTATGGCACCCCCCAGCCTACTATTCACTGGGTCCTCCATGATGGGTCAGTGGTACGATCTGACAAGCCTGCCAGTGACACAAGGATATTAATGTACGAGAATGGGACGCTTCGCATTCGGGATGTAACTCCGGCACAGAGTggaaaatatgaatgtattGCTACCAGCTCTACTGGCTCAGAGCGCAGGGTGGTGACTCTGACAGTGGAGACTCAAAAGTCTGCACCTCAGATAGTAGAAACATCCCAGCGCTTAACCGAGCTGTCCTTTGGGGATCAGCTGAGGCTAAACTGTGCTGCAACGGGAGACCCTAAACCTAGGATCATGTGGAGGCTGCCTTCTAAAGCTGTAGTTGACCATTGGCACAGGTAAAAACACCTTGATCAGTGAAATAAGTAAAAGCATGTGATCGAAAAATACAAGTTAAAGGTAAAACAAATATTGTATGCAGcattctggaaaaaaacaaacaagtaaagCATTTCTTGACAGTTTAAAGGCTGTGCTGACCTTCCAAAAGCACAACTGAATTTATGATTTTCAAAGGGGAATCTAGTTATTCACTTTCCATTCATGCAGTAAGCACCAAAGATCAGGGATTTTCAGCACTAAACGGAAACTGGCAAGCTTGAACAATAGATATCGAATAGCTCAACTGTCCAAGAAAGCTTATTGATGTACTGTAATGCTAAAATCTCAGGATTTGAATGTATTTAtattagtaaaatatttttgttttcatttttaacattttggtcTCAGGTTTTTTGcgtgttattttttgtttgttttgctttcctGCGCTGACTTTTTATATTGTCTCTCTAAAATAGAGATTAATGGTGTGATTGAATTAATAGGGTAATTATACTCTCTGAATATGACAGAATACATTATGGAGCTTGAGCATATTTATTCAAGGCATAATTAAACAGTCAAATTAGAattgaaatggaaaaactggCGATACAATGATTGTACAACAGTGAACAactttataaagaaaaaagccAAGAAAGGTTGCTTTTTTGGACATGAGGAGATTTGAGGGCATTCTATTTAAATTTGAAGCGAAAATCATAATTGCACATGCCACaagcattatttaaaaaaaaaaaataaaaaaaaaaaaaaaaaaaaaaatatatatatatatatatatatatatatatatatatatatatatatatatatatatatatatatatatatatatatatatatatatatgaacttTAGCTCCAGCTCTGCAAatactcttatttttttttctattgagtataataaaaaaaaaagaataaaacaacaactgacACTGGAGATATCTGCAACGAAGGAAAAAACATATACATAACAAGCTGTATAGGTCATGCTGTAATCAAACCACCACTAATGAGAGCACTGTCAGAATATTGGCTCCCGATTATTGAAAGGTGCCAACAATAGTTCTCTGTATAAACAATTTGTATGACCAGCTTCTATACATTTCACATCAGGGAAAAAATGATAGAGGAAAGAAACATGATGGTTATATTCAAGGAACACATGGCCGTGCATTGCCGGGGTTCATTTCATTGCCAAGGCCTTGTCTCTGTCAACTATCAGTTCATAAAATATCATTTTCCCTAGAGCAGTGTTGTACATGTTTGTTTGATGTAAGTCATTCACTTTCCTATGATGAGAAAATACAAACTTATATGTTTTGCTGTTGAAAAGCATTGCCCAGGAATTATTTGGAGAACTGTTGAAATATTGGTTTTGCGAAGTACAGTACGGTCACAATATTTGATCTGTCTTATATGAGAAGTCATTAATTTCCTGTCATTTATCTTTCCAGGATGGGCAGCAGAATTCAGGTCCTGGAAAATGGCACTCTTATCGTTAACACTTTGACTGATAAAGATGCTGGAGACTATCTCTGTGTGGCACGAAGCAAGATTGGTGATGATCTCCAGCTCATGAGGGTCAGTATATCAATGAAGCCAGCCAAGATAGAGACTAAGTTCTACAGTAAGAAGCAGGTACCGTATGGCAACGACTTGAAGGTGGACTGTAAAGCCTCAGGAGCTCCAAAGCCAGAGATCTCCTGGGGTCTACCTGACGGTACAGTGGTCAACAGCGCTCTGCAGTCTGACGCTACTGGGAGGAGTGGAGGAGGACGAACACGTCGCTATACTCTCTTTGACAATGGAACCCTTTATCTGAATCAGGTATTCTATTGTATTAACCATAATTCTGCATcatacatataaaaatatatttgaaagTTTAACATAAGTGTTGTGCTTCCTCAGGTGGGCATGTCAGAGGAAGGGGACTACACCTGCTATGCTGAGAACCAGGTGGGAAAGGATGAAATGCATGTACATATCACTGTGGTGACAGCGGCACCCAGGATACATCCACCCAGCCAGACCTACGCCAGGGTGAAGCCGGGAGGGAACATCCGGTTTGACTGCGAAGCACATGGGGAGCCCAAACCTAAGATCCTGTGGATGCTTCCCACCAATGATGTAATAGCAGCATCAAATGAACGCTACTTAATGCATGTCAATGGTTCTCTGGATATCAGGGATGTGAAGCTAGTTGATGCAGGGGAGTATGTTTGTGTGGCTCGCAACCCTGGtggagaaaacagagaaatttaCAAGCTTGACATAGATGGGAATCCACCAGTGATCAATGGCTACCGGCAGAACAGGACTGTAATCAAAGATGTAGCCAGTAAGTTCTCCAGGAAACTTATAGACTGTAAAGCTGAGGGTGAGCCCACTCCTACTATCACTTGGATTATGCCTGATAACATCTTTCTGAAAGCACCATACTTTGGCAGCAGGATAAATGTCCACCATAACGGGACGCTAGAGATTCGGAACGTGCGACCTACTGATACAGCAGAGTTCATTTGCATGGCAAGAAACGATGGAGGAGAGGCCGTAATGGTGGTGCAGCTGGAGGTCACCAGTTTGCTAAAAAGGCCAATCTTCAAGAACCCCTTCAATGAACGTGTTGTTGCTCGGTTTGGCAAAACCACAGTTCTGAATTGTTCTGCTGATGGGCACCCAACGCCAGAGATCATTTGGACTTTACCTAATGGAACACGGTTTACTGGTGGGTCACACCGTGGCACTCGCCACCACCTAGGCAATGATGGAACTTTAGTCATCTACAACCCTCGCAAAGAAGATGCTGGAAAGTATCGCTGTGGTGCCAAGAATTTCATGGGCTACATAGAGAAGCTAATCATTTTGGATATTGGGCAGAAGCCATACATTCTAACAAGGCCAAGGGGCATCATACGCAGTGTGTCTGGGGAACCCCTCTTGCTTCACTGTCTATCTGATGGGAGTCCCAGACCCAGAATCTACTGGACCATTCCTGGTGGTCACACTCTTACTCGACCTCAAGTCCTTGGCCGCTACAAATTGCTAGAAAATGGTACTCTAATTGTTCAGGACACTACTCTCCATGACCAAGGAAACTACATCTGCAGGGCTCGCAACGATGCTGGAGAGGCGGGACTCACTGTTCCTGTTGTTATTATTGCTTACCCTCCAAGGATCACAACAGGACCACCACCCAGTGTGAGGGCAGTGACTGGGACATCTTTTCAACTCAACTGTGCTGCCACTGGGATCCCCAAGCCAGACATCATTTGGGAGCTTCCCGATCATTCAGTTCTGTCAGCAGCACAACAGGGACGGCGTACAGGTAGCGAGCTGCTCCACCCCCAGGGCACACTCATCATTCAGAGACCCAAACCCTCAGATTCTGGAACATACAAATGCCTGGCCAAAAACCACCTAGGTACAGACTCAAAGGTCACATATGTACTTGTACAGTGAACAGAAACATAACTGAGTAAGGACAGTATATCCAAATGTCAACATTAACAGACAGTTGCCATACCATGTGTCTGCAATGTACAGTACTTGTCTTCTCGTGTGGATTTGTGAGGATCACAGCTGGTAGAATGTTATTAAAAAGAAGCCACAGAAGTGAATTCCGAAAATAAACTGAGCACAAGAAGAAAATGGACACAGACattttaaaggggaaaaaaaaatattttttttaaactggaaaaCCCAGTCTGGGGCTACAGAGTTGTTATTGTAACTTTGGGACTGGGGGTCTGGAAATTCATAGGTGGTTCTCATTTGAGGTGGGTCTCATGGGAGCGAAAAGCCAAGCCTAAAGTGATTTCTCTCACCAGGCATTGGGCGTAGTATCACAGGCAAAGATACTATTACAGTGCAAAGACCCCTCAGAGGGCTTTAATGCCGTTCAGACATTCGCCAgaggttgttgctgttgtgaCACGTTGCTTTGTCCCTTGACAGCAAATGAAAAAGACAACAGGTAAAGTGCATTATGAATGATCTTTCAAGGTCAATTTATTGATTTTGACAGTGGACAAAGGTAGGTTTGTTCAAAATATATATGAGGGTTGTTTTACACTGGACACATATCTGCATGAAAAGGACAGTGCTTTCATACCAGAATCACTTTTCACACATTTCTTTCTTatacttttaaaatgattttgatgacagTTTAAAGCAGATTCATTCATGTCTATTTGCAgcgcaataaaaaaatatacaaatattcaCTAATAATCTATTGTGTTGTACACAAGAATTTACAGTAATGTTATACATTATGCTAATCTGTAATAATACAGTATATTATATCTATTTGTAGTATCTACTTTATTAAAGTATgggataaaaatgaaataaaaatttaaacatggctcattattttatatttttattatactgATTGAcacataaaaatctttaaatgtgACCTGTGTTATgtttataaaatacagaatttcaCAGGTAGGCAGAATTCGTTGAAGTTGGTGgggtaataaaatgttttaataaagGTCAACGGGATAATCCAGTGTACCTCACCCTAGAAGGAAGTTATGGCTCGGGCTGTGGTAGAAATCTTCTAGACACACACAGTTTTAACTTTCCAGCTGTGAAAATACAGTAGTTCGTCACCCAGCTCCGCAGTGTGCAAGACCCACAGGGGacactttgatttttttcttcttttattgttattacGTACTAAATTCACTGCCCTACTGCAGCGTGAACTGAAAGGTGAGGTAGAAGGTAACGACAAAATAGGGGAAAATAGAGCCTGTATGTCATTAATAAGAGTTTACATTTCCGTTTCCACGCGAGATGCACTAGTGAAACAGAGATCGAGTGAGACAGTCTGCCATGTTTGCTTTCTAACCTCGTTTATTTGGTGACTGTCAGCAGATTAACAGTCTTTATTTGTCCTATAGACGTTACAAGCCATTTTGCTTTCAGACATATACCCTATGGCTGAAGAGCAACAACTGGAAACAATTTCTAAGTTAATTGGACCAGTTGTAAATTGCCTGTAATGATACACATTTAAAATAGACGAAAAAAAACTTCCTTTATACAAGACCTCATAAATAATGCCGTGACTTGTACTGAGGTGTGTTTTTACACAttcagaaaaaacaagcaagaaaacaagaatTGTGAGTTAATGTCAAAGTTTTTATCCACTGCAGAACATGCAAGAAACTGTACTCTGTGTGTAGGTATTGGCTGTGCCATAAAGATTTCTGATGATAAAAAGATATCAGAATTTTCTCTGCAGTCTCTTCATGGTGCTGGAGCAGGAAGGACACATTAAGGCACTGGATTTCAATTGAGATTCAAGAAAGAGGTCGGTAGTTAGTGTTTATGTGCATATGTGTTAACAAATCAAATTTTGAGATCttagaaaaaacaaattttttccacttttagaGCCATTCCAGAGCTGTGTGATATGACCCAGACAGATACAGGGAAGGAGGGAATTGTCTGCCATAAACTTTGGTATGCAGGCTACTTTCTCCATGATTTGAGAGGAAAGTGCTTTCATATGTGAGCGAGGCGACAAACACAAATCAAAGTAGTTAAAAGGCACCATGTATTCTTAATGTATGCTACTACAATGTGAAAGACAGTCCATCTTTCCCGTGTGTCCTCTGTGGATGGTGAAGAGTTTATTTGTTCAGTTCTGGTTTTGCGGTTCATGTTTGGGGAATGATGGAGTTTACCTTAGACTGACTTGGATATTTATGAGGATTTTACACATGTGATTTTCCCATTTACTCCTTTCCTCTTGAATGTTTAAAGGGAAAAGAAGTGGAATCCAACACGTACCATTACAAACGCAGCTTTACAAGAAGCTACTGAAAGAAGCAGTGTCTGGTTTTTGTATTGTGTAAATTTTGCCTTCAGCAGGTCAAATATACTGCACCTCTGACCCCAATTTCTTGTTGCAGCTGTTGAAGCGAAACATGTCAGCGTGAGGAGTTGCACGACCACTACCGTGTCACAAGATGAATAAACACATCTTGTTTTTGCACTAGATGAGGTAGGTTGAAGAATGGCCACCTCGAAGGTTGTGGATAAACAGCACAAATCTGTGCAGACTTCTTGCTGAGAAAATTACCCTCATTACCAACAGTCCACCTTCCGCAAAGGCCTCACAATGTACACAAGTCAAGTTGTACTCCCTGTCAGAAGGTTGTGGATTTTTTGTCACAACTATTtaccacagtttttttttttcaaatcataATAAATATACTTAATAACACACCACCAGCTCAttctttgtctatttttcttTACATCCACCAGTAATTATTAGCTTGGTGGCAGAAAGGGTGACCATTTCCACCCCCAAAACCAAATCTTATCAGTTAGGAAGTCAGTGATAAGTCTTGAACATATGATTCGGGGTTACATACTCAAGTCTACCTGCAGTGTACGTGTCCGTCTCTGTCTGACAGTCaaccacagtttttttttcttctcgcTCTAACCTTTTGTGAGCTTTTAGCAGCCGCTTCCTTTTCAAGCGCTGCTGATGAAGAAACCAGAtcttgacacatttttacatcatCTAATCCATGTTTTCATAGTCAACATTTTATCACATAACTTCTTTGGCCAGAATATAAAAAGGGTTGCTGGTAGTGACAGACATATTAATAATTATCCCTTTATTCTGCAGTTCCCTCTCTGCTGACCTCTACAGCAGAATAGTTATGGTTCACAAGCCTGAAACTTTATTAAAATCTAGTTCACTCTCACCTCTCTGTCTTCATATAAAAAAGCTCCTAAAATCAACCCTCAACTATGTGTTCAGCACTAAAGGATAAAGTTCCAACTGAACACAGTGACACCGTTTGCAGCTAAAAAGCCAAATGTTAATTTCAGGAGTTGGTGAGAAGCGGCACTTATATGGAAATGAAGTGGATTTGTCATCAATCATCTGCTAGATGTAAAAAGTGGGACTAACTTAATACTTTTGACATCTATGTTAGATTAGATGCCAGtgctttgtcttgtttctgctgCCTGTGAGAAGCCAAAAACCTGTTCATTTAGATTGTAAAGGAGGAAATGATAGGCACATATGGTCTACTCTTAATGTATTGCTAATCATTCTCTTTGTTCATACAATATAAACTTTAAATTACCATCCAATATACATTTTTGACAGTGGATATGTTACCTTATCATAGTAGGAAAAAATACATGTAACTAATAACATAAGCCCAGTTTTAAGCCTCAGGAAGCCACAACAGAGAACCATTATGAACACTACAGGGAAATGAAATGGGGCATTAATGTTAGAAGTTACACCTGTGCTTCTCTTGTTTTGACATCAGAAGGGTTTTGAATCAAACTTACAGAACACAGTAGGCTATGTTTTCATATGGGGAATACCTGAAATGACAGCCGACAGTTAAAAGGGGGCGAGAAAAAGTGGAAAGGAAGAGGAAAGTTTACAGAGCGAATAGACGAGGGATACTAGGGAAGGGTGAGACATACTTTTGGTCTGTGGGATGAATTCCATACTTAAACTAGAATGCTAGCAGCCTGAACATGGAAATTGAGCTCTCAGGAGAGGACTGCTGGGAGCTGACCAACAGCAGACTCAGACAGTACTCCTCTGTTAGCTCAGAGAGTCTGCCTTATTTCTTTGAAGCTGCAAACTTGGCAACAACTAAAGTTCttttgtagaataaagtggATCTCTTGCCTATGGGTGGGAAAACCTTTTCAAAATATTAAAGTGGGTCTttccattacacacacacacacacaaccttgtgcggacacacacacacttgctcaTACTGTAGATCTGTTAGTATCTGGTCTGGAATTTCACACCACCAGTGCAGAATCCACACCTCTACCTTCAAGCCACAAGTATGATCAATCCATCTTTGCACCTCTCTTCAAGGTAGGATCTGTCATGCTGTCACGATGGGTCCAGCTTCCTTCAGCTATAACTTCCCAGGACTCTATCTGATGATCATTCAGGTTACCTTGAGCTAATATTTGATATGTAAGTGTTGGAAAATAAAGTATCAATTGTCATGTATTTATGACGAAAGCCCTAATTGTCAAGGTCTTTCTCTTCCTGTAAGTTTTAAGAGCAAGAATGAGCCTTCAAGCGCTACAAGTAAGGTATATGAGTCAGGTATGAGGGAGAAAGTACCATCATAAATCTACTAACTTTAGCCAGAAATTTGCCAAAGGTTGCAGAAAGTAAATATGGCAAACATTAAATGCAAGAGGGttctaacaaataaaaaatgtctggCATGGTACACAGAGTTTATGTATATCATAATGGTATTCAAATTTTAATGGGAGTATATCCTTCAGTCTCTGTCCTGAGGGCACTGGAAGTAC comes from Amphiprion ocellaris isolate individual 3 ecotype Okinawa chromosome 7, ASM2253959v1, whole genome shotgun sequence and encodes:
- the igsf10 gene encoding immunoglobulin superfamily member 10 — translated: MMCACSAAYLWRWLLEVLLFLAAVVPSSADCPKSCVCYVPTEVHCTFRYLTAIPDHIQPAVERINLGYNSITVLRENDLSGLENLELLMLHSNTIHSIEDRAFQDLKSLQVLKMSFNKVKEINKETFKGLNSLLRLHIDHNHIEFISPEAFYGLTNLQLVHLEGNHLQQLHPDTFITLRHSQVFKVSSIRSIHLSENLLTSLPADIFSGCSQLENLFLHGNPWTCDCHMTWFSVWAQTNTGVLKCKRDRRYPRGQLCPVCENPAPYHNRPLSLLHGDSLTCTKPWIQPYLKQKNISLDQGDFTPVSPKDFIAPLGSIQMNLTDQFHNDASLSCTVQRPTAFKNLRQTVEVEEGNNVTVLTTDITTYLVCNINYEHIQQLWQILASYSDSPMRLERGLMLGRSPEMVYRYSQIKTKDKEEGFDTNIEADIKASPPWLMQGEVSFQLDRATTTFSTLHIKYQSEVNLRVDDRSPKKDRYSWTMIKRDNHTKTEYTVLTGGVAQLTCQIRGEPKPLLEWILPDGSKVRAPFSSDDRRIIITAEGKLTVRGADTSDTGLYWCIATNYLDADILVFRVTVLSHDVEEAEVNGVQLSRPLGEKLVLDCSSSGSPEALVSWVLPDHSVLYKSQNNRKVYKNGTLLIQGLTERDRGFYRCLVANHLGFDLLVSQVTVTEGRPEPALTALDSEGSGMAMEVKMDSNLTGNTVNLNEIPPPNQADRNSQESRTITSDRPYPRHRSQGRGGSGARLGQRRRGPVRNRHIWSSRIFDKASRKVDPQKFAELMKKAQHGSRKTGTEDERGKYEDSHTVFSGDDDIGSGEIHNEDHLIAVPRIVKPTTENPNRIYGKEGQTETTATTQTDESVDMENTFSNHIDFNSVAEHENLHIPESYMQSDATPIRSAFTHVPNFVETTEIYALERTSKPPSNVQPVTLQLTVTDTSQETQLQFSGEPPGEPETSTGAALSFTTDPNVTPMRDGAGPVEVFVHTDPESQTTFTAVTTTERQQDEITFHTTQTIKSPRLPAGSTIVSQHQIHIIPRKNNRGGAGRRIIPGHRRIIKPNRITDIQSFINKLKKPTVKKEGNATVPYRIELTTDCNTDEDRKKTVIADLQVVTPTASSSPSLHKTNRPASTQKTTASTTNNYITSNAPGTHTESRSEVYTEYVTSADAPEFDPTTDPFLIPKKPPSISTTTPTTTPSKVIRGRIPWNRLFGSRERERILGRLRRPFSTLKTSTTAEMTTVILTTTPASVPTTIANSLAEPETLSPSRPTHSRESSLDDDYGDSSSADFEFTTVRPSFHHITTTSASDYSSSSTTAETPPELQTLPSPPTVKPYSAENPDEALSSGSGGLPDSLLVIRQRPGGTRRWQGRRRRPFRGRRPFRKPVITTTTEASTTELTTVETTMEATTKLEHAVSLYNPLYTPSRKEDRTAVAVSVDEMSKEESELYEEFDGTSSSSSTYATSKTPLIISTTYNPTTTLMPVSTKGAYTTVQTRVHSNIRPPTQRNNGDTNHRPPLGRIRPTVPSSSVARGSADKGHIFDTMTILTAERGYHPSTPAPHNKDIHNAISTVYNQVTGYESTITNTAGFEPTTKAMTNKPKILGGNAASFTVLSNSDAFLPCEAVGNPQPVITWKRFSSSTGNTITIKGRMGKFEVLGNGTLSVQNANIKDRGQYLCLAENDHGSDKLLVTLSVVAYPSRILEPKMREIKSHTGNKVEMKCKTEGRPIPTISWILANRTQVRGQNTEKGRVSVSAEGTLVIEDVSVYDRGHYKCIASNPAGADTATVRLQVVAAPPGIIEEKRKQLKASRSQTLWLPCTGYGTPQPTIHWVLHDGSVVRSDKPASDTRILMYENGTLRIRDVTPAQSGKYECIATSSTGSERRVVTLTVETQKSAPQIVETSQRLTELSFGDQLRLNCAATGDPKPRIMWRLPSKAVVDHWHRMGSRIQVLENGTLIVNTLTDKDAGDYLCVARSKIGDDLQLMRVSISMKPAKIETKFYSKKQVPYGNDLKVDCKASGAPKPEISWGLPDGTVVNSALQSDATGRSGGGRTRRYTLFDNGTLYLNQVGMSEEGDYTCYAENQVGKDEMHVHITVVTAAPRIHPPSQTYARVKPGGNIRFDCEAHGEPKPKILWMLPTNDVIAASNERYLMHVNGSLDIRDVKLVDAGEYVCVARNPGGENREIYKLDIDGNPPVINGYRQNRTVIKDVASKFSRKLIDCKAEGEPTPTITWIMPDNIFLKAPYFGSRINVHHNGTLEIRNVRPTDTAEFICMARNDGGEAVMVVQLEVTSLLKRPIFKNPFNERVVARFGKTTVLNCSADGHPTPEIIWTLPNGTRFTGGSHRGTRHHLGNDGTLVIYNPRKEDAGKYRCGAKNFMGYIEKLIILDIGQKPYILTRPRGIIRSVSGEPLLLHCLSDGSPRPRIYWTIPGGHTLTRPQVLGRYKLLENGTLIVQDTTLHDQGNYICRARNDAGEAGLTVPVVIIAYPPRITTGPPPSVRAVTGTSFQLNCAATGIPKPDIIWELPDHSVLSAAQQGRRTGSELLHPQGTLIIQRPKPSDSGTYKCLAKNHLGTDSKVTYVLVQ